In Helianthus annuus cultivar XRQ/B chromosome 9, HanXRQr2.0-SUNRISE, whole genome shotgun sequence, the following are encoded in one genomic region:
- the LOC110880161 gene encoding uncharacterized protein LOC110880161 isoform X2 gives MASGGNTDNTEHITRNELNKMISDEVTRVIDANVSKLAQEVEGQVLSTVENMITGKVDELKEMIAGIQGKKEARRCTYKDFMACKPTTFDGEIDPIECQRWIANMEGVFIRSHCDKEDQVMFATGQLMRRAKDWWDSYSKEIGENRVQTLTWQEFKQPFIKYHCPQSAVDRIQEDFLRLRQRDESVNEITNTFLDQLKFCEEIVGTERKKIIRYHGMLKAEIREFITPSKCETLDEIIDLARDREIEIKRQDERGEKRQAEKGSTQGSSKKPKTQDQGKKEASKGGFPRCKTCGKPHSGECLLGRKGCYNCG, from the coding sequence ATGGCAAGTGGAGGAAACACGGATAACACGGAACATATAACTCGGAACGAGTTAAACAAGATGATCTCGGATGAAGTAACGAGGGTAATTGATGCAAATGTTTCCAAGCTAGCACAAGAGGTGGAGGGCCAAGTACTTAGTACGGTAGAAAATATGATCACGGGCAAGGTGGATGAATTGAAGGAAATGATAGCTGGAATTCAAGGCAAGAAAGAGGCAAGACGGTGCACCTACAAGGATTTTATGGCATGTAAGCCTACGACCTTTGACGGGGAAATCGACCCCATAGAATGCCAAAGATGGATAGCTAACATGGAAGGGGTATTCATTCGGAGTCATTGTGACAAGGAAGACCAAGTCATGTTTGCCACGGGGCAACTCATGCGAAGGGCTAAAGATTGGTGGGACTCGTATAGTAAGGAGATTGGAGAAAATCGAGTTCAAACCTTGACTTGGCAAGAATTCAAACAGCCTTTTATCAAGTACCATTGTCCACAATCGGCTGTGGATCGAATTCAAGAAGATTTTCTCCGGTTGCGACAAAGGGATGAATCAGTTAACGAAATCACGAACACTTTCCTCGATCAACTGAAGTTTTGTGAAGAAATAGTTGGAACAGAAAGGAAGAAGATTATTCGTTATCATGGCATGCTCAAAGCTGAAATACGGGAGTTCATAACTCCTTCAAAATGTGAAACGTTGGACGAGATCATTGATTTAGCAAGGGATAGAGAAATCGAGATAAAGAGACAAGATGAACGTGGGGAGAAAAGGCAAGCCGAGAAGGGGTCAACTCAAGGCTCATCTAAGAAACCCAAAACGCAAGATCAAGGAAAGAAGGAAGCTTCCAAAGGCGGGTTCCCACGATGCAAAACATGTGGAAAACCCCATTCCGGTGAGTGCTTATTGGGAAGGAAGGGGTGTTACAATTGCGGGTAA